The following are encoded together in the Anaerostipes caccae L1-92 genome:
- a CDS encoding vitamin B12 dependent-methionine synthase activation domain-containing protein: MIKENTLKYLGHSGQQITDEMESLLDDCIREVKQASQPKVISRRFELSGETPYIKELGLHLPGDQIQEAFLQCSHCLFIGATLGVTLERKVKYYEKCNMTKAAVMDAAGSAYLEAYCDEYEEGLGYPNRSYRLCPGYGDIPLSFNREIARVLDVGKTLGVTLTPDHLMIPQKSMLGFIGIGTPERKKQCGQCVMKEDCAFRKRGQRCY; the protein is encoded by the coding sequence ATGATTAAAGAAAATACACTGAAATACTTAGGGCATTCGGGGCAGCAGATCACGGATGAGATGGAAAGCCTGCTGGATGATTGTATCCGGGAGGTGAAACAGGCTTCCCAGCCCAAGGTTATCTCACGCAGATTTGAGCTGTCAGGGGAAACGCCCTATATAAAAGAACTGGGACTTCATCTCCCCGGGGATCAGATACAGGAGGCTTTCTTGCAGTGCAGCCACTGCCTTTTTATCGGAGCGACCCTCGGGGTCACCCTGGAGCGAAAGGTAAAGTACTACGAAAAATGCAATATGACAAAAGCAGCCGTTATGGATGCGGCGGGAAGCGCTTATCTGGAAGCTTACTGCGATGAGTATGAAGAAGGGCTGGGGTATCCAAACAGATCATACCGGCTCTGTCCGGGCTATGGTGATATTCCGCTGTCCTTCAACAGGGAGATCGCAAGAGTGCTCGATGTTGGGAAAACTCTCGGGGTCACACTTACGCCGGATCATCTGATGATACCTCAGAAATCCATGCTGGGTTTCATAGGTATCGGCACGCCTGAGAGGAAAAAACAGTGCGGACAGTGTGTAATGAAAGAAGACTGTGCATTTAGAAAGAGAGGCCAGAGATGTTACTAG
- the fba gene encoding class II fructose-1,6-bisphosphate aldolase, whose product MLVSAKEMLNKAKAGHYAVGQFNINNLEWTKAILLAAEETRSPVILGVSEGAGKYMTGYKTVVGMVNGMLEGLNISVPVALHLDHGSYEGCNACIEAGFSSVMFDGSHYPIEENIEKTKELVQVTRGKGMSIEAEVGSIGGEEDGVIGKGECADPEECKAVADLGVTMLAAGIGNIHGKYPENWEGLSFETLDAIQKLTGDMPLVLHGGTGIPDDMIKKAITLGVAKINVNTECQIAFAEATRGYIEAGKDREGKGFDPRKLLAPGTDAIKDMVITKIKLFGSEGKADE is encoded by the coding sequence ATGTTAGTATCAGCAAAAGAGATGTTGAATAAGGCAAAAGCCGGACACTACGCTGTAGGACAGTTTAACATCAATAATCTGGAGTGGACAAAGGCAATCTTATTGGCAGCAGAAGAGACAAGATCACCGGTGATCTTAGGTGTTTCTGAAGGTGCCGGAAAATATATGACAGGATACAAGACAGTGGTTGGAATGGTAAACGGAATGTTAGAAGGATTAAACATTTCTGTACCGGTTGCCCTTCACTTAGACCATGGTTCTTATGAAGGATGCAATGCTTGTATCGAAGCAGGTTTTTCTTCTGTTATGTTCGACGGATCACACTACCCGATCGAAGAGAATATTGAAAAAACCAAGGAATTGGTTCAGGTAACAAGAGGAAAAGGAATGTCCATCGAAGCTGAAGTAGGTTCCATCGGCGGAGAAGAAGACGGAGTCATCGGAAAAGGTGAATGTGCAGATCCTGAAGAGTGTAAGGCAGTCGCTGACTTAGGTGTTACGATGCTTGCAGCGGGAATCGGAAACATCCACGGAAAATATCCTGAAAACTGGGAAGGATTAAGCTTCGAGACACTGGATGCGATCCAGAAGCTGACAGGAGACATGCCGTTAGTACTGCACGGCGGTACAGGAATCCCTGATGACATGATCAAAAAAGCAATCACTCTCGGAGTCGCAAAGATCAACGTAAACACAGAGTGCCAGATTGCATTTGCCGAGGCTACACGCGGATACATTGAAGCAGGCAAAGACAGAGAAGGAAAAGGATTTGACCCGCGTAAATTACTTGCTCCTGGTACAGATGCGATCAAAGACATGGTGATCACAAAGATCAAGTTATTCGGATCTGAGGGAAAAGCAGACGAGTAA
- a CDS encoding putative bifunctional diguanylate cyclase/phosphodiesterase: MTYLVCFLFLSVILFYRLRQKQVERIAFTDALTGGMNDTAFRAAYEKLAARMEPSTYAVVFLNIKGFKFINEYFGSAAGNDTLKYIYSKLIRHICTGEIAARDNSDCFFLCLKEHSKEAIRYRLQKMTADINSFNASSDIEYQFTILQGIYLVDDPKLDVTIVLDRARTACRQRHGTDPCSFFHPEMAKQMQLEYELNTMFEDSIKKRDFQIYLQPKVRLADLTLSGAEALVRWIHPDKGMICPSDFIPLFEENGKICRLDLYVYETVCAYLHKRIEQQKDLFPISVNLSRAHFKDLNFLRKFSELKAKYGIPDGMIEFELTEYSFLDKQQREMVKNCIKQMHRLGFHCALDDFGVGYSALALLKDFDVDTIKLDRQFFVDMTNPKAQTIISGFIEISEKLGIHLVAEGIETKEQMELLKQFHCEMVQGYYFSKPLTIDEFEKWKDTMQKQKVFK; the protein is encoded by the coding sequence ATGACTTATTTAGTTTGTTTTCTTTTTCTTTCTGTAATTCTTTTTTACAGGCTAAGACAAAAGCAGGTTGAAAGGATCGCATTCACAGATGCATTGACAGGAGGAATGAATGATACGGCATTTCGGGCAGCATATGAAAAACTGGCGGCTCGGATGGAACCTTCCACTTATGCGGTCGTTTTTCTAAATATAAAAGGCTTTAAATTTATAAATGAATATTTTGGATCTGCTGCAGGAAATGATACATTAAAGTATATCTACAGTAAGCTCATCCGGCACATCTGCACCGGAGAAATAGCTGCCCGGGACAATTCAGACTGTTTTTTTCTTTGTCTGAAAGAACACAGCAAAGAAGCAATCAGATACCGGCTCCAGAAAATGACTGCAGATATCAATTCTTTTAATGCATCTTCAGATATTGAATATCAGTTTACTATTCTGCAGGGCATTTATCTTGTTGATGACCCGAAACTGGATGTCACGATCGTACTTGACCGGGCCAGGACAGCCTGCAGACAGCGGCACGGAACAGATCCGTGTTCTTTCTTTCATCCGGAGATGGCAAAACAGATGCAGTTAGAGTATGAACTGAACACTATGTTTGAAGACTCCATAAAAAAACGAGATTTTCAGATCTATCTCCAGCCCAAGGTCAGATTGGCTGATCTGACACTCAGCGGAGCCGAGGCATTGGTCAGATGGATTCATCCGGATAAAGGCATGATCTGTCCTTCAGACTTTATACCGCTGTTTGAAGAGAACGGTAAAATTTGCAGACTGGATCTGTATGTATACGAGACAGTCTGCGCTTATCTTCATAAGCGGATAGAACAGCAGAAGGATCTGTTTCCGATATCCGTTAATTTATCCAGAGCGCATTTCAAGGACCTGAATTTTCTCAGAAAGTTTTCTGAATTAAAGGCCAAGTATGGGATTCCCGACGGTATGATTGAATTTGAATTAACCGAATACAGTTTTTTAGACAAGCAGCAGCGGGAGATGGTGAAGAACTGCATTAAACAAATGCACAGGCTGGGATTTCATTGTGCCTTGGATGATTTCGGTGTTGGGTATTCTGCACTTGCACTGCTGAAGGATTTTGATGTGGATACAATAAAGCTGGACCGTCAGTTCTTTGTCGATATGACAAACCCAAAGGCCCAGACAATCATCTCCGGATTTATTGAAATTTCAGAGAAGTTAGGTATCCATCTGGTAGCGGAGGGAATAGAAACAAAGGAACAGATGGAACTTTTAAAACAGTTCCATTGTGAGATGGTTCAGGGGTATTATTTTTCCAAGCCCCTGACAATCGATGAATTTGAAAAATGGAAGGATACAATGCAGAAGCAGAAAGTATTCAAATAA
- a CDS encoding TrmB family transcriptional regulator, with protein MENVECLMNFGLTRQEANLYVLLVLEGELNGYEAAKKSGISRSNTYNALAGLVEKGAAYMSEEDTVKYQAVPVEEFCDNKIRDLKKSKKELAAKLPKQRINKGAYLTIKGERQILDKFTNMLRETKERVYVSASNEKLNMFREYFTDLAGRGIKVVIITNEPFELKGAIIYLTEHKKEQIRLITDSTYVLTGDLVDRYNAACLYSSNHNLAEVFKDALANEIKLLEIKKGNQ; from the coding sequence ATGGAAAATGTTGAATGTCTGATGAATTTCGGGCTGACCAGGCAGGAAGCGAATCTCTATGTTCTTCTGGTCTTGGAGGGAGAACTGAATGGATATGAGGCAGCGAAAAAAAGCGGCATCTCCAGGTCCAACACCTACAATGCGCTGGCAGGACTTGTGGAAAAAGGGGCCGCCTATATGTCCGAGGAAGACACTGTGAAATATCAGGCAGTGCCTGTGGAGGAGTTCTGTGACAATAAGATCCGGGACTTGAAAAAAAGCAAAAAAGAGCTTGCTGCAAAACTTCCGAAACAGAGGATTAATAAGGGGGCATATCTGACCATTAAAGGGGAAAGACAGATCCTTGACAAGTTTACGAATATGCTGAGGGAGACAAAAGAACGGGTCTATGTGTCTGCTTCCAACGAAAAGCTGAACATGTTCCGGGAGTATTTTACCGATTTAGCCGGCCGCGGCATCAAAGTAGTGATCATTACCAATGAGCCTTTTGAGCTTAAAGGGGCCATCATCTATCTGACGGAGCATAAGAAAGAACAGATCCGCCTGATCACAGACTCTACCTATGTGCTCACGGGCGATCTTGTGGACCGGTATAATGCAGCCTGTCTGTATTCCAGCAATCATAATCTGGCAGAGGTATTCAAAGACGCTCTCGCCAATGAGATAAAACTATTAGAAATCAAGAAAGGGAATCAATAA
- a CDS encoding DUF2752 domain-containing protein: MMQKILKFIPAFPCVFKLVTNLYCPACGGTRAALAFLRLDFLTSLKCNPTFAYLVLIAGWLGIGALVRKTGKGTGEIFRFRMWMLYVGLAVFFGFGILRDIRLYFYHYDYLGDFY, translated from the coding sequence ATGATGCAGAAGATTCTAAAATTTATTCCGGCATTTCCATGTGTATTTAAGCTGGTCACCAATCTTTACTGCCCCGCCTGCGGAGGGACCAGGGCGGCGCTGGCTTTTTTAAGGCTTGATTTTTTGACATCGCTGAAATGCAATCCAACGTTTGCCTATCTTGTATTGATTGCGGGGTGGCTTGGCATTGGAGCATTGGTCAGGAAAACAGGAAAGGGAACTGGGGAAATCTTTCGTTTCCGTATGTGGATGCTGTATGTGGGACTGGCAGTATTTTTTGGATTTGGTATACTGAGAGATATAAGATTATATTTTTATCATTATGATTATTTGGGAGATTTTTATTAA
- a CDS encoding homocysteine S-methyltransferase family protein, translating into MLLDRIGKELLIFDGAMGTQLQEAGLRAGDIPEELNIDRPELIVSIHEKYLGAGADFITTNTFGCNELKMQESKYEYRDMLRAAVSNANEARKNAGREQDAYIVLDIGPIGQLLEPMGTLTFDEAYDIILSQVETVKHDVDAVLFETMSDLYEVKAGILAVKENTSLPVFVTMTFEQNGRTLSGNDPVTFVNTVQGLGADMLGVNCSLGPAELGPIIEEILSVSSVPVMIQPNAGLPCLEHGETHYHVTSDEYAELMQGYLKDGISAAGGCCGTTPEFIRKLKAASPKKAAPRKIEKKTRVSSQTKTVTFGDRVIVCGERLNPTGKKKLKLALKEERYDELVSEAIKQDEAGADVLDVNVGLPGIDEPETMKHVVKLLQEVITLPLQIDSSNARAIELACRYYNGKPLINSVNGKDEVMEAIFPIVKKYGGVVIGLTLDEGIPLKAEERFEIAQKIIAKAAEYGIGKEDIIIDCLTLTASAQQKEVKETLKAIEMVKKLGVHTVLGVSNVSFGLPNRPLLNRTFLALAMQAGLDLPIINPLDKELMGTIDAFHVLFYKDIDSESYIRNQSNAAETKAAVQTEFSLHDIILHGLKDEVEAKTREELEKKEPLVLINEVIIPALNVVGKDYETGKIFLPQLIQSAETTKKAFEVVKQCFTADAGEEKGPVVMATVEGDIHDIGKNIVKVVLESYGYRIIDLGKDVKIEKVVEAWKKYQPKAIGLSALMTTTVISMEKTIQRLREEDCSCPIWVGGAVLTEDIANSIGADYYAEDAMASVALLEKLI; encoded by the coding sequence ATGTTACTAGACAGAATCGGAAAAGAATTACTCATATTTGACGGGGCCATGGGGACCCAGCTTCAGGAGGCAGGACTCCGCGCCGGAGATATCCCCGAAGAATTAAATATTGACAGACCGGAGCTGATCGTATCGATTCATGAAAAATATCTTGGGGCAGGAGCAGACTTTATCACGACCAACACATTCGGATGCAATGAACTGAAAATGCAGGAGTCAAAATACGAATACCGGGATATGCTGCGCGCCGCGGTTTCCAATGCAAATGAGGCAAGAAAAAATGCAGGGCGTGAACAGGATGCCTATATCGTACTCGACATCGGTCCCATCGGACAGCTTTTAGAACCCATGGGTACCCTTACGTTCGATGAAGCCTATGACATCATCCTTTCACAGGTGGAAACGGTGAAACATGATGTGGATGCGGTGCTGTTTGAGACGATGAGCGATCTGTATGAGGTGAAAGCCGGTATCCTGGCAGTAAAAGAAAACACATCTCTGCCGGTGTTTGTGACTATGACATTTGAACAGAACGGGCGGACTCTGTCCGGAAATGATCCGGTCACCTTTGTAAATACAGTGCAGGGTCTGGGAGCGGATATGCTGGGCGTCAACTGTTCTTTAGGACCGGCAGAGCTGGGGCCGATCATTGAAGAAATTTTAAGCGTATCTTCTGTGCCTGTGATGATCCAGCCAAATGCAGGACTTCCGTGCCTGGAACACGGGGAGACCCATTATCATGTGACCAGCGATGAATATGCTGAGCTTATGCAGGGATATTTGAAAGACGGCATCTCCGCCGCAGGAGGGTGCTGCGGAACGACTCCGGAATTTATCCGGAAGTTAAAAGCCGCGTCTCCGAAAAAAGCGGCACCGAGAAAGATTGAAAAAAAGACGAGGGTGTCCAGCCAGACAAAAACCGTTACATTCGGAGACCGGGTCATCGTCTGCGGGGAACGGCTTAATCCAACCGGAAAGAAGAAACTGAAGCTGGCCCTGAAAGAGGAGCGGTATGATGAGCTGGTATCGGAGGCAATCAAACAGGATGAGGCGGGAGCCGATGTGCTGGATGTAAATGTGGGTCTGCCGGGTATCGATGAACCGGAGACGATGAAACATGTGGTAAAACTCCTCCAGGAAGTGATTACCCTGCCGCTTCAGATCGACAGTTCCAATGCCCGGGCCATTGAGCTGGCATGCCGGTATTACAACGGAAAGCCGCTGATCAACTCTGTCAACGGAAAAGACGAAGTCATGGAAGCCATTTTTCCGATCGTGAAAAAATATGGCGGCGTTGTAATCGGCCTGACGTTAGATGAGGGAATACCTCTGAAAGCAGAAGAGAGATTTGAAATCGCACAAAAAATCATTGCGAAGGCGGCGGAATACGGCATTGGGAAAGAAGACATTATCATCGACTGTCTGACCCTGACGGCTTCTGCACAGCAAAAGGAAGTAAAGGAAACGCTAAAAGCGATAGAGATGGTAAAGAAACTGGGAGTGCATACTGTTTTGGGCGTCTCCAACGTCTCCTTCGGCCTTCCGAACCGTCCGCTCTTAAACCGGACATTTCTCGCACTTGCCATGCAGGCCGGGCTGGATCTGCCGATCATCAATCCTCTGGATAAGGAGCTGATGGGCACCATCGATGCGTTTCATGTCTTGTTTTATAAAGATATCGACAGTGAAAGCTACATCAGGAATCAGTCAAATGCGGCAGAGACGAAAGCAGCAGTTCAGACAGAGTTCTCTCTCCACGACATCATTCTCCACGGACTGAAGGATGAAGTGGAGGCAAAGACGAGAGAAGAACTGGAAAAGAAAGAACCGCTGGTACTGATCAATGAGGTGATTATTCCGGCTCTTAATGTGGTTGGAAAAGACTATGAGACGGGGAAGATCTTTCTCCCTCAGCTGATCCAGTCGGCAGAGACGACAAAAAAAGCCTTTGAGGTTGTGAAGCAGTGTTTCACCGCAGATGCAGGCGAGGAAAAAGGACCGGTGGTGATGGCCACTGTGGAGGGTGATATCCATGATATCGGGAAAAACATCGTCAAAGTCGTCCTGGAAAGCTATGGCTACCGGATTATCGACCTCGGCAAAGATGTGAAGATAGAAAAGGTAGTAGAGGCATGGAAGAAGTATCAGCCGAAGGCAATCGGCCTGAGCGCACTGATGACGACTACGGTCATATCGATGGAAAAAACCATTCAAAGACTCCGGGAGGAGGACTGCAGCTGTCCGATCTGGGTAGGAGGAGCGGTGCTCACAGAAGATATTGCAAATAGTATCGGAGCCGACTACTATGCGGAGGATGCCATGGCATCTGTGGCCCTCCTGGAAAAGCTTATTTAA
- a CDS encoding DUF4190 domain-containing protein, with protein sequence MEEKRYDPYTGEEIKEPVQEFESQEENDIQRETEVQSEPEAEEVQSQTASSDTIVVGESGYYYQQNQQANYGYQGGQTGGPAYQSQEEPPQNNYATVSLVLGVLAIALACCCFPVSFVLGIVAIVLFCISPKYMGKKDGKAVAGLICGICGLVLSIMITVFVAVNLAGGDFESYINNYDTHDTKPDNDDFWDDTDDVDTSDNWDEEI encoded by the coding sequence ATGGAAGAGAAGAGATATGACCCTTATACGGGAGAAGAGATCAAGGAACCGGTGCAGGAGTTTGAAAGTCAGGAAGAGAATGATATCCAGAGAGAGACTGAAGTTCAAAGCGAACCGGAAGCAGAGGAGGTGCAGTCTCAGACAGCTTCATCTGATACGATTGTAGTAGGTGAGAGCGGATATTATTATCAGCAGAATCAACAGGCGAATTACGGATATCAGGGAGGCCAGACCGGCGGACCGGCATATCAGAGTCAGGAAGAGCCCCCTCAGAACAATTATGCAACGGTCTCTCTTGTGCTGGGTGTCCTGGCGATCGCACTGGCCTGCTGCTGTTTTCCGGTATCATTTGTCCTTGGCATCGTTGCGATCGTATTATTCTGTATTTCCCCGAAATACATGGGAAAGAAAGACGGCAAGGCTGTGGCAGGTCTGATCTGCGGCATCTGCGGACTGGTCCTCTCCATCATGATCACTGTTTTCGTGGCTGTAAATCTTGCAGGCGGCGATTTTGAGAGCTACATTAATAATTATGATACTCATGACACCAAGCCTGATAACGATGATTTTTGGGATGATACGGACGATGTAGACACAAGTGACAACTGGGACGAAGAAATCTAA
- a CDS encoding O-acetylhomoserine aminocarboxypropyltransferase/cysteine synthase family protein translates to MYQKKSREERNLKFETLQLHVGQEQADPATDARAVPIYQTSSYVFHDSEHAAARFDLSDAGNIYGRLTNPTQDVFEQRIAALEGGAAALATASGAAAITYTIQNLAQNGDHIVAAKNIYGGSYNLLAHTLPEFGVETTFVDIFEDGAVEAAVKENTKAVFIETLGNPHSDVADIEKMAEIAHRHRIPLVIDNTFGTPYLIRPIEYGADIVVHSATKFIGGHGTAIGGVIVDSGNFDWEASGKFPSLTEPNASYHGISFTKAAGRAAFVTKIRAILLRDMGAALSPFHAFLFLQGLETLSLRVERHVENALKTVEFLSQHPQVEAVHHPSVTADEEQKKLYEKYFPNGGGSIFTFEIKGDDRTAKEFIDNLEIFSLLANVADVKSLVIHPASTTHSQLNEEELKEQGLRANTIRLSIGTENIDDILEDLSEAFKAVKK, encoded by the coding sequence ATGTATCAGAAGAAATCCAGAGAAGAGAGAAATTTGAAATTTGAAACACTGCAGCTGCATGTGGGACAGGAGCAGGCTGATCCGGCTACTGACGCCAGGGCAGTTCCCATTTACCAGACATCTTCTTATGTCTTTCACGACAGTGAGCACGCAGCGGCCAGATTTGATTTAAGCGATGCCGGAAACATTTACGGCAGACTGACCAACCCGACTCAGGATGTATTTGAACAGCGCATAGCAGCTCTGGAAGGAGGAGCGGCGGCACTTGCCACAGCGTCCGGCGCAGCAGCCATTACATATACGATCCAAAACCTTGCACAAAACGGAGATCATATTGTAGCAGCAAAAAATATTTATGGCGGAAGCTATAATCTTCTGGCCCACACGCTGCCGGAATTCGGAGTGGAAACAACGTTTGTGGACATTTTTGAGGATGGAGCCGTGGAAGCAGCTGTCAAAGAAAACACAAAAGCAGTGTTTATTGAAACATTGGGCAATCCTCATTCGGATGTGGCGGATATAGAGAAGATGGCAGAGATTGCACACAGACACCGGATACCTCTTGTAATCGACAATACATTCGGGACTCCTTATTTAATCCGTCCCATTGAGTATGGAGCGGATATCGTCGTACACTCTGCAACAAAATTTATCGGAGGTCATGGGACTGCCATTGGAGGGGTTATTGTAGACAGCGGAAATTTTGACTGGGAGGCATCAGGGAAATTTCCTTCCCTGACCGAGCCAAATGCAAGCTATCACGGCATCAGCTTTACGAAAGCAGCGGGCAGAGCAGCATTCGTCACAAAGATCCGCGCAATTCTGCTTAGAGATATGGGAGCAGCCCTTTCTCCATTTCACGCATTCCTATTTCTCCAGGGATTGGAGACATTATCTTTAAGAGTGGAAAGGCATGTGGAAAATGCACTGAAAACGGTAGAATTTTTGAGCCAGCATCCCCAGGTGGAGGCGGTGCATCACCCTTCTGTGACCGCAGATGAAGAACAAAAGAAATTGTATGAAAAATATTTTCCAAACGGCGGCGGTTCGATCTTTACGTTTGAGATCAAGGGAGATGACAGGACGGCAAAAGAGTTCATTGACAATCTGGAGATCTTTTCGCTGCTGGCAAATGTAGCCGATGTGAAATCTCTCGTGATTCATCCGGCATCTACGACTCATTCACAGCTGAATGAGGAAGAATTGAAAGAACAGGGGCTGAGAGCAAATACTATCAGACTTTCCATCGGAACAGAGAACATAGATGATATTCTTGAAGATCTAAGTGAAGCTTTTAAGGCAGTTAAAAAATAG
- a CDS encoding branched-chain amino acid transporter permease, with protein MMKAVSIMAVVAFVTLFTRVLPFVLFGGKKGMPKMIGYLGKVLPAAIIAALVVYCFKELTIQPALQKLWSLAAGAAVILLHLWKRNTLLSIAGGTVLYMLLIRI; from the coding sequence ATGATGAAGGCGGTTTCTATTATGGCAGTGGTAGCATTTGTCACACTTTTTACGAGAGTACTTCCGTTTGTATTATTTGGAGGAAAGAAAGGCATGCCTAAAATGATCGGCTATCTGGGAAAGGTACTTCCGGCGGCTATCATCGCGGCACTTGTGGTGTATTGTTTTAAAGAACTGACAATTCAGCCTGCTCTTCAGAAACTGTGGAGCCTGGCGGCAGGGGCGGCAGTCATTCTGCTTCACCTTTGGAAGAGGAACACCCTGCTCAGCATTGCAGGCGGAACAGTGCTGTATATGCTGCTCATACGGATATAA
- the metF gene encoding methylenetetrahydrofolate reductase [NAD(P)H], whose translation MKISELLKEKATISFEVFPPKNKEGDISSIYYTIEELAKLDPDFISVTYGAGGSSKGKTVEIASAIKNKYQIESVAHLSCITSTKEDILTECRALKEHNVDNILSLRGDYPAGEEEKYRGMDLEFHYASELNGFIRENFGDSFCLSGACYPEVHQEADCFRDDLEALKKKVDAGAEYLITQIFFDNSYYYRLVKEARKIGIDVPILAGIMPVTNAKSLLRTAKLCGCSIPFQLSTMIETYYNYPEAMKEIGINYAAHQIIDLITNGVDGIHIYTMNKPEIAQRIFGNIPTVLKELNHD comes from the coding sequence ATGAAGATATCAGAATTACTAAAGGAAAAGGCCACCATTTCATTTGAAGTATTCCCGCCCAAGAACAAAGAAGGGGATATTTCTTCCATTTACTATACCATTGAGGAACTGGCAAAACTGGACCCGGATTTTATCAGTGTTACATACGGAGCCGGCGGATCTTCCAAGGGAAAGACCGTGGAGATCGCATCGGCCATTAAAAATAAGTATCAGATCGAGTCCGTAGCCCATCTAAGCTGCATTACATCCACAAAAGAAGATATTCTCACAGAATGCAGGGCATTAAAGGAGCACAATGTCGATAATATTCTGTCACTGAGGGGAGACTATCCTGCGGGAGAAGAAGAAAAATACCGGGGAATGGATCTGGAGTTTCACTATGCCAGCGAACTGAACGGATTTATCAGAGAAAATTTCGGGGATTCCTTCTGCCTTTCCGGGGCATGTTATCCCGAAGTCCATCAGGAGGCAGACTGTTTCCGGGATGATTTAGAAGCACTGAAAAAGAAGGTGGATGCGGGGGCAGAATACCTGATCACCCAGATTTTCTTTGACAACAGCTATTACTACCGGCTGGTAAAAGAAGCGAGAAAAATAGGCATTGATGTTCCGATTCTTGCAGGGATCATGCCGGTGACAAATGCAAAATCTCTTCTGCGCACGGCCAAATTGTGCGGCTGCTCCATTCCGTTCCAGCTTTCCACGATGATCGAGACATATTATAATTATCCTGAGGCTATGAAAGAGATCGGGATTAACTATGCTGCCCACCAGATCATAGACCTGATCACAAACGGGGTGGACGGAATTCATATCTATACGATGAATAAGCCGGAGATCGCGCAGAGGATCTTTGGAAATATTCCGACCGTGTTAAAAGAGCTGAATCATGATTAA
- a CDS encoding GGDEF domain-containing protein — MNILVNLLVALEMLTVNMNVVNLCCTRKYSLIKTVFVIAVFSLFLVTVSYAVLSRGKNFGNGNGMFALIGAMYVFPLKYLYAEPWKRIISIACSSWIYTMLIFSVSVHAVKIFQTENFAGTVLAVQTLLYFITSVFFVSWIREKLVRALKFMEDGTKNIFLIFSLSWFLTMVLFNVQFTYPQNRILKVICLLVLALNVTLNFIIIYYLVVNYKNINDLKEIAYMDSLTGLKNRNSLFHDAQELIRKNQRFYLIFIDLDCFKQVNDLYGHLAGDEYLCVFAGKTEKFLKNQGMLYRMSGDEFICLFMEKDPEEFLEKLSHLSFSVTDCYIPFKGCSAGSAVFPDDCLSLDKLISLADKKMYRKKNKKHSC, encoded by the coding sequence ATGAATATACTGGTGAATCTCCTTGTGGCTCTGGAAATGCTGACCGTCAATATGAACGTAGTAAATCTGTGCTGCACGAGAAAGTATTCTCTGATAAAGACAGTTTTTGTCATCGCAGTATTTTCTTTGTTTTTGGTTACTGTATCATATGCAGTCCTGTCCAGAGGAAAGAATTTCGGAAACGGAAATGGGATGTTTGCTCTGATAGGAGCCATGTATGTGTTTCCTCTGAAATATCTGTATGCGGAACCATGGAAAAGGATCATCAGCATTGCCTGTTCATCCTGGATCTATACGATGCTCATTTTCTCTGTCTCAGTCCATGCCGTGAAGATATTTCAGACAGAAAATTTTGCCGGTACGGTCCTTGCAGTCCAGACCCTCCTTTATTTTATTACGTCAGTATTCTTTGTCTCATGGATCAGAGAGAAGCTGGTAAGAGCACTGAAGTTCATGGAAGACGGAACAAAGAATATTTTCCTGATCTTCAGTCTCAGCTGGTTTTTAACTATGGTATTGTTTAATGTACAATTTACTTATCCCCAAAACCGTATTCTGAAAGTCATATGTCTGCTTGTGCTGGCGCTGAATGTCACCTTGAATTTTATTATTATATATTATCTGGTAGTAAATTATAAAAATATAAATGATTTAAAAGAGATCGCCTATATGGACAGCCTGACAGGATTAAAAAACCGCAACAGCCTGTTCCATGACGCGCAGGAATTGATTCGGAAGAATCAGAGATTTTATCTGATTTTTATCGATCTGGACTGCTTTAAACAGGTGAACGATCTGTACGGGCATCTGGCCGGAGATGAGTATCTCTGTGTATTTGCAGGGAAGACAGAAAAGTTTTTGAAAAATCAGGGTATGCTGTACCGTATGTCGGGCGATGAGTTTATCTGTCTGTTTATGGAAAAAGACCCGGAAGAATTTTTAGAAAAGCTTTCACACCTCAGCTTCAGTGTGACTGACTGTTATATACCGTTTAAGGGATGCAGCGCAGGGAGCGCTGTGTTTCCGGATGACTGCCTGTCGCTGGACAAGCTGATTTCTTTGGCGGATAAAAAGATGTACCGTAAGAAAAATAAGAAGCACAGCTGCTGA